The following is a genomic window from Amycolatopsis acidiphila.
CGATCCGGGCGAGCCAGGCGAACCCGGCGGCGAACAGGGCACCGATGAGCAGCAGCACGATCTGGCCGGTGGCGGTGTTGTAGGCGTCGAGGTAGGCGCGGTTGAACACCACGACCCCGGCGGCGAAGGCGAGTGTGGTGGCGACGATGACCCGCACCGAGGTCCGCGTCCGGGCCCGGCCGGTCTCCACGCGCATCCGCATCGCGGCCTGTCCGCGGGCGGTGGTGGCCAGCGAGCCGAGCAGGTCGCCGAGCTGGCGGGCCTGGTGCTCGGCGGCGAGGACCAGGGCGGCGAGAACGAGGTCCGCGGTCGGGTCGTCCAGCTCGCGCGCCAACGCTCGCAGCGCCGGCGCCAGGCGCTGGCCGCTTTCCAGCCTCGCGGCCAGCGTGGCGACCTCGCTGCGGATGGCCGCGGGCGCGAGCGGGGCGGTGGCGAGGATGGCTTGCTCGAGTCCCGCCGCGGCGGACAGGACGTCGCGCAGCATCTCCGTCCACGACGCGATCGCCTCGATCCGCGCGACCCGCCGCCGGTGGGCGCGATCCGGGCCGACCAACCGGGGCAGGAACCACACCGCGGCGGCGGCCAGCACCGCGCCGACGATCCATCCGGTGACGGCTCCGGTCAGCACGCCCGTACCGACGGCCACGGTCAGGCGCAGCAGCGCACGCCGGTCGCCTGCCTGGCCGCGCGCTGCGCGAACCAGCCCGGCGCGCCGCGAGGGCGGCGACGCGGCCGCGGGCCGGCGCCCGGCGGCCACGATCAGCAGCACGCCGACGGCGGCCCCCAAGCCGAGCACGGCGGCGAGAAGGGTGGTGGTGTCGAGGCTCATGGCGT
Proteins encoded in this region:
- a CDS encoding type II secretion system F family protein, which translates into the protein MSLDTTTLLAAVLGLGAAVGVLLIVAAGRRPAAASPPSRRAGLVRAARGQAGDRRALLRLTVAVGTGVLTGAVTGWIVGAVLAAAAVWFLPRLVGPDRAHRRRVARIEAIASWTEMLRDVLSAAAGLEQAILATAPLAPAAIRSEVATLAARLESGQRLAPALRALARELDDPTADLVLAALVLAAEHQARQLGDLLGSLATTARGQAAMRMRVETGRARTRTSVRVIVATTLAFAAGVVVFNRAYLDAYNTATGQIVLLLIGALFAAGFAWLARIAASGGQTRVLALDAPDVTGAPDGDEATVSGGERS